A region from the Medicago truncatula cultivar Jemalong A17 chromosome 6, MtrunA17r5.0-ANR, whole genome shotgun sequence genome encodes:
- the LOC11435610 gene encoding protein FORGETTER 1, with product MNRQPQPPPPSTARARCAGCRTYFSAAQGVAELPCPNCQMPHVFFVDSSAVKIRCSSCKAVVNAPSNLSKFPCPQCHVRIDVHADVEEVNELVNEVEQEEGDGGIAGETFTDYRPSKLSIGSPHPDPIVETSSLSAVQPPEPTYDPKIKNDLERSKALSCLQIETLVYACQRHLQHVPSGPRAGFFIGDGAGVGKGRTVAGLIWENWHHGRRKTLWISVGSDLKFDARRDLDDMGASCISVHALNKLPYTKLDTKSVGVREGVIFSTYSSLIASSDRGRTRMQQLVQWCGPKFDGLIIFDECHKAKNLVPEKDKKPTKTGQAVLDIQAQLPEARVVYCSATGASEPRNMAYMVRLGLWGAGTFFPDFGEFLVCPR from the exons ATGAATCGCCAACCGCAACCACCACCACCTTCCACCGCACGCGCGCGTTGCGCCGGTTGCCGGACCTACTTCTCCGCCGCGCAAGGTGTGGCGGAGTTACCTTGTCCGAACTGTCAAATGCCGCATGTGTTCTTCGTTGACTCTTCCGCAGTGAAAATCCGGTGTTCTTCGTGTAAGGCGGTTGTGAATGCTCCAAGTAATCTTTCGAAGTTTCCGTGTCCGCAATGTCATGTGAGGATTGATGTTCATGCTGATGTTGAAGAAGTTAACGAG CTGGTTAATGAAGTGGAGCAAGAAGAAGGCGATGGAGGTATCGCTGGAGAAACATTTACAGATTAT CGACCATCCAAGCTATCTATTGGATCTCCACACCCAGATCCGATTGTGGAGACATCTTCCTTGTCTGCAGTGCAGCCACCCGAGCCTACTTATGATCCAAAGATTAAGAATGATTTGGAACGTTCAAAGGCTTTGTCATGCTTGCAGATCGAGACATTGGTTTATGCTTGTCAG AGACACCTTCAACATGTTCCCAGTGGTCCTAGGGCAGGATTCTTTATTGGAGATGGAGCTGGTGTAGGTAAAGGTCGAACAGTCGCTGGGCTAATCTGGGAGAACTGGCACCAtggaaggagaaaaaccct GTGGATTTCTGTTGGCTCAGACTTGAAGTTTGATGCCAGGAGAGATTTGGATGATATGGGTGCAAGTTGCATTTCAG TGCATGCTTTGAATAAACTGCCTTATACTAAGCTTGATACAAAGTCTGTTGGAGTTAGGGAGGGAGTTATTTTCTCGACATACAGTAGCCTCATAGCATCATCTGACAGAGGTCGTACCCGTATGCAACAGCTTGTGCAGTGGTGTGGACCCAAGTTTGATGGTCTTATAATATTTGATGAG TGTCATAAAGCAAAAAATTTGGTTCCCGAAAAGGATAAGAAGCCAACGAAAACTGGTCAAGCAGTACTTGATATACAG GCTCAACTACCTGAAGCTCGGGTTGTTTATTGCTCAGCTACTGGTGCATCTGAACCTCGCAATATGGCTTATATGGTTCGTCTTGGCCTTTGGGGAGCTGGGACTTTTTTCCCTGATTTTGGTGAATTTCTAG
- the LOC112422638 gene encoding uncharacterized protein — translation MINMQDTNQRLKNLSFQMEMMQEQIMDIQANIQSTHGKQENNSNTCEEVGTSVEKGVEDTEEDIILEECSTIKMTEELEPLHPIELPQERSYAEEAKTVDNGAVLIVTEKQEWILSKKESSEQKGKTTSEAKIDRVIDEICALFNKPRLGRIWTPHQLYFKFMEFLPTRRITRDDVLSVSFWPP, via the coding sequence ATGATAAACATGCAGGATACCAATCAGAGATTGAAGAATCTATCCTTTCAAATGGAAATGATGCAAGAACAAATCATGGATATTCAAGCCAACATTCAATCCACTCAcggaaaacaagaaaataattcaaatacatGTGAGGAAGTCGGAACGAGTGTTGAAAAAGGTGTTGAGGATACCGAGGAAGACATAATACTAGAAGAATGTAGCACAATAAAAATGACGGAAGAATTAGAGCCACTACATCCAATAGAACTTCCTCAAGAAAGGTCATATGCTGAAGAGGCCAAAACTGTTGATAATGGAGCAGTGTTGATAGTTACAGAGAAACAGGAATGGATACTTAGCAAGAAAGAATCAAGTGAACAAAAGGGGAAGACAACGAGCGAGGCAAAGATTGATCGAGTCATAGACGAAATATGCGCCTTGTTCAACAAACCCAGGTTAGGGAGGATATGGACTCCACATCAATTATACTTCAAATTCATGGAATTCCTCCCAACACGCAGGATTACAAGAGATGATGTGTTGTCCGTTTCATTTTGGCCACCCTAA